A region of Clostridium acetobutylicum ATCC 824 DNA encodes the following proteins:
- a CDS encoding cell wall hydrolase, translating into MKKFIWAIILFTLSWCCLPNTCSAQILLKPKEGIPYNPLSIVKDDKVEKNLYDEKVDSVQVFNPDGNSIYITNNDINLMAQVVYAESCSEPYEGKVAVASVILNRLQNPEFPKSIGDVIKQKYAFSCIRDGKIEVTPNQECYNAVMDALHGKDPTPKAMYFYNPRISTSSWMNNIQKENVKVIGNHVFFKTYKE; encoded by the coding sequence ATGAAAAAATTTATTTGGGCTATTATATTATTCACTTTAAGTTGGTGCTGCCTACCTAATACCTGCAGTGCACAAATTCTTTTAAAACCAAAGGAGGGAATACCTTATAATCCTTTATCTATTGTAAAAGATGATAAAGTTGAGAAAAACTTATATGATGAAAAAGTAGATTCTGTTCAAGTCTTCAATCCAGATGGCAATTCTATTTATATCACCAATAATGATATTAATTTAATGGCACAGGTGGTATATGCTGAAAGCTGTTCAGAACCATATGAGGGGAAGGTTGCTGTAGCCTCAGTAATTTTGAATAGGCTTCAAAATCCTGAGTTTCCAAAATCCATAGGTGATGTAATTAAACAAAAATATGCATTTTCATGTATTAGAGATGGTAAAATAGAGGTAACACCAAATCAAGAATGTTACAATGCAGTTATGGATGCTTTACATGGTAAGGATCCTACACCTAAAGCCATGTATTTTTATAACCCAAGAATATCAACATCCTCATGGATGAATAACATACAAAAAGAAAACGTAAAAGTTATAGGCAACCATGTATTTTTTAAAACATATAAAGAATAG
- the ptb gene encoding phosphate butyryltransferase yields the protein MIKSFNEIIMKVKSKEMKKVAVAVAQDEPVLEAVRDAKKNGIADAILVGDHDEIVSIALKIGMDVNDFEIVNEPNVKKAALKAVELVSTGKADMVMKGLVNTATFLRSVLNKEVGLRTGKTMSHVAVFETEKFDRLLFLTDVAFNTYPELKEKIDIVNNSVKVAHAIGIENPKVAPICAVEVINPKMPSTLDAAMLSKMSDRGQIKGCVVDGPLALDIALSEEAAHHKGVTGEVAGKADIFLMPNIETGNVMYKTLTYTTDSKNGGILVGTSAPVVLTSRADSHETKMNSIALAALVAGNK from the coding sequence GTGATTAAGAGTTTTAATGAAATTATCATGAAGGTAAAGAGCAAAGAAATGAAAAAAGTTGCTGTTGCTGTAGCACAAGACGAGCCAGTACTTGAAGCAGTAAGAGATGCTAAGAAAAATGGTATTGCAGATGCTATTCTTGTTGGAGACCATGACGAAATCGTGTCAATCGCGCTTAAAATAGGAATGGATGTAAATGATTTTGAAATAGTAAACGAGCCTAACGTTAAGAAAGCTGCTTTAAAGGCAGTAGAGCTTGTATCAACTGGAAAAGCTGATATGGTAATGAAGGGACTTGTAAATACAGCAACTTTCTTAAGATCTGTATTAAACAAAGAAGTTGGACTTAGAACAGGAAAAACTATGTCTCACGTTGCAGTATTTGAAACTGAGAAATTTGATAGACTATTATTTTTAACAGATGTTGCTTTCAATACTTATCCTGAATTAAAGGAAAAAATTGATATAGTAAACAATTCAGTTAAGGTTGCACATGCAATAGGAATTGAAAATCCAAAGGTTGCTCCAATTTGTGCAGTTGAGGTTATAAACCCTAAAATGCCATCAACACTTGATGCAGCAATGCTTTCAAAAATGAGTGACAGAGGACAAATTAAAGGTTGTGTAGTTGACGGACCTTTAGCACTTGATATAGCTTTATCAGAAGAAGCAGCACATCATAAGGGAGTAACAGGAGAAGTTGCTGGAAAAGCTGATATCTTCTTAATGCCAAACATAGAAACAGGAAATGTAATGTATAAGACTTTAACATATACAACTGATTCAAAAAATGGAGGAATCTTAGTTGGAACTTCTGCACCAGTTGTTTTAACTTCAAGAGCTGACAGCCATGAAACAAAAATGAACTCTATAGCACTTGCAGCTTTAGTTGCAGGCAATAAATAA
- a CDS encoding tetratricopeptide repeat protein, whose protein sequence is MDKSKKIYKKALLSFEKGHIDKAIQLCEECISMDINNSAALDLKGMLCYFKGNLNEAKTVWKLNVNANRDVSAKKYLEDTIEDEARLNYYIIALKRIKNVEIKEALELLDKCSESSYNCINVDNHKAICYIRQGRYQKAIESIEKVLKVDANNEMALKSRKELIDLGVIKGAFNMKKVYKPAAAIVVILLLVLGTVEIKNYIKNNRTQTKKTIMKKTAPNKTVKKEVKKPVEKPKVPKKEEVFNTEELQTAVNNKDFNKIYDYEEKWKDNKNIKVNDKILLSKAMDMLLGDGVQYFYKAGTDLIKNKNYEGAKDNLLKAYKYGEKNYLYSDIIYFIAETYKNTNDAESAMNYYSMYDQKFEKGSYEETVLYNLAIMNKDVNIDVAKKYAEKLSNNYPKSIYNNSNISAIINK, encoded by the coding sequence ATGGATAAATCGAAAAAAATTTACAAAAAAGCTCTTTTAAGTTTTGAAAAAGGACATATAGATAAAGCAATTCAATTGTGTGAAGAATGCATATCAATGGATATAAATAATAGTGCGGCATTGGATCTTAAGGGAATGCTGTGCTATTTTAAGGGCAATTTAAATGAAGCTAAGACAGTGTGGAAGCTTAATGTGAATGCTAATAGAGATGTATCGGCAAAAAAATATTTAGAAGATACAATAGAAGATGAGGCGAGGTTAAATTACTATATAATAGCACTTAAACGTATAAAAAATGTAGAAATAAAAGAAGCCTTGGAACTTTTAGATAAGTGTTCAGAGAGCTCATATAATTGTATAAATGTTGATAATCATAAGGCTATTTGCTATATAAGGCAGGGAAGATATCAGAAAGCCATTGAAAGCATTGAAAAGGTGCTTAAAGTTGATGCAAATAACGAAATGGCACTTAAAAGCAGAAAAGAATTAATAGATTTAGGTGTTATAAAAGGTGCTTTTAATATGAAAAAGGTATATAAGCCTGCGGCAGCTATTGTTGTAATACTTCTTTTGGTGTTAGGTACCGTTGAAATAAAAAACTATATTAAAAATAATAGAACCCAGACTAAAAAGACTATAATGAAAAAAACAGCCCCAAATAAAACTGTTAAAAAGGAAGTTAAGAAGCCAGTTGAAAAACCTAAAGTACCAAAAAAGGAAGAGGTATTTAATACTGAAGAGCTTCAGACGGCAGTGAACAATAAGGATTTTAACAAGATTTATGATTACGAGGAAAAGTGGAAGGATAATAAAAATATTAAAGTTAATGATAAGATTTTGTTATCTAAGGCAATGGATATGCTTCTAGGTGATGGAGTTCAATATTTTTATAAGGCAGGTACAGACCTTATAAAAAACAAGAATTATGAGGGGGCGAAGGACAATCTTTTAAAAGCATATAAATATGGAGAAAAAAACTATCTTTATTCTGATATAATTTATTTTATTGCAGAAACCTATAAAAATACTAATGATGCTGAAAGTGCAATGAATTATTACAGTATGTATGATCAAAAATTTGAAAAGGGAAGTTATGAGGAAACTGTTCTTTATAATTTAGCTATTATGAATAAGGATGTAAATATTGACGTTGCAAAAAAATATGCTGAGAAGCTTTCAAATAATTACCCTAAATCAATTTATAATAACTCCAATATATCTGCTATAATTAATAAATAA
- a CDS encoding NAD(P)/FAD-dependent oxidoreductase: MERYDIAIIGSGPAGLASAINAKTRNKSVIVFGSSDLSKKLTLAPVINNYLGFYGIRGAELQEKFKEHIDNMGIQIENVKVNNIYAMGEYFSIMTSKDTYEASKVILAMGMEHTKPLKGEDKFLGRGVGYCATCDAPLYKGKIVTIVGYNKEAESEANYLAELASKVYYVPRYKDEYQLVSAVEIVKDVPVEIVGDKKVEKLKLKSRELETDGVFVLKDSAPPEQLVPGLYVEDGHIKVNRKMETNIDGCYAAGDCTGKPYQYMKAVGEGQVAALNAVEKLYTKA, encoded by the coding sequence ATGGAAAGATATGATATTGCTATAATCGGAAGTGGACCTGCTGGTTTAGCTTCCGCAATAAATGCAAAAACAAGAAATAAAAGTGTTATTGTTTTTGGCAGCAGTGATTTAAGTAAAAAATTAACCTTGGCGCCTGTAATAAATAATTATCTCGGATTTTATGGGATAAGAGGAGCTGAGCTTCAGGAAAAGTTTAAAGAGCATATAGATAATATGGGTATACAAATAGAAAATGTTAAAGTTAATAACATATATGCAATGGGAGAGTATTTTTCTATAATGACCAGCAAAGATACTTATGAAGCATCAAAAGTTATACTTGCCATGGGAATGGAGCATACAAAACCACTAAAAGGTGAAGATAAATTTTTGGGAAGAGGAGTTGGCTATTGTGCCACTTGTGATGCTCCTTTATACAAAGGTAAAATTGTAACCATAGTGGGGTATAATAAGGAAGCCGAAAGTGAAGCTAACTATTTAGCTGAACTAGCTTCAAAGGTATACTATGTTCCAAGGTATAAGGATGAATATCAGCTAGTTTCTGCAGTAGAGATTGTTAAGGATGTTCCTGTTGAAATTGTTGGCGACAAAAAAGTGGAAAAGCTTAAATTAAAATCAAGAGAACTTGAAACTGATGGAGTTTTTGTACTTAAGGATAGCGCGCCTCCAGAGCAGCTTGTCCCTGGTCTTTATGTTGAAGATGGACATATAAAGGTAAATAGAAAAATGGAGACTAATATTGATGGCTGTTATGCTGCAGGTGACTGTACAGGAAAGCCTTATCAATATATGAAGGCAGTTGGAGAAGGACAAGTAGCAGCACTTAATGCTGTGGAAAAATTATATACAAAAGCATAA
- the trxA gene encoding thioredoxin, with protein MVKEINESIFDEEIKTSGEPVIVDFWAPWCGPCKMLGPIIDELSEDLDGKAKFTKVNVDENPGIASKFGIASIPTVMIFKDGNPVETLVGFRPKQSITASIEKHM; from the coding sequence ATGGTAAAAGAAATTAATGAGTCTATTTTTGATGAAGAAATAAAAACTTCAGGAGAGCCTGTAATAGTTGATTTTTGGGCTCCATGGTGCGGACCTTGCAAAATGCTTGGACCTATAATTGATGAATTATCTGAAGATCTTGATGGTAAAGCAAAATTTACAAAGGTTAATGTAGATGAGAATCCTGGAATAGCAAGTAAGTTTGGAATAGCAAGTATACCTACAGTTATGATATTTAAAGATGGAAATCCTGTTGAAACTTTAGTAGGTTTTAGACCTAAGCAATCAATCACAGCTTCTATAGAAAAGCACATGTAA
- a CDS encoding Ig-like domain-containing protein, with translation MKTKRIFSTLIIAAFVFSFTTTTNNVSADTTTPASTPQLDLTVTPNNEGNYNDLKWNMSGASQDYSYKLYSKKSTDTQFQTIPCKGTNTDKIHVLNIYPDLGNNLKGWMETSNTDDINGYGKGIIKVDEIPLSTFNSNPNIKDSNGNEYDVIMLGSWDSNNSEGLNATSEAVVESFIKSGKGVLFGHDSINQNYSNLDNYANVKFPSDAKLYTGAAVGDGRTILSPGSTTSNLTTVKTGLLVNFPWKIGNNLSVPVTHNSQISYGDIWVRFTHKSYTADDMINPGNFYLSTWNNTGVIQTGHSNGQATSDEQKLLANTLFYLAQVTDQTSWDDHKGQDVDAPSKPVINSVTNDTFKNQISLNYSSTDNGSTYDYYVEATGKNDGTKVDSDTKTGTVTTGIAGYSIVVDQNSDTIPSNTITTTSTNYTLNNSYKNDFYVHIAAIDKAGNISEVTHQKVSVDNATNIALNKTTDNLTVGANDTLTATITPTDAVDKNVTWTSSDPSIATVDASGKITAVKPGTVTVTATTDNGKTASCNVTVENNTVNLTLFMQDSTTRQYTITKDEFTKFTNWYNLRANGGTFSDSYTFNLPVDASSSVIRRTVYFTTIESFEIISDDVPVEERNTTLTLLMKNSTIRKYSLTTSEVNNFNNWYDLRSNNQTLQSYYIFNVPADDFSPARKDYVLFNNITDSQVQ, from the coding sequence ATGAAAACAAAACGAATTTTTAGTACCTTAATAATAGCTGCATTTGTTTTTTCATTTACAACAACTACTAATAACGTTTCTGCTGATACTACAACACCAGCAAGTACACCTCAACTAGATTTAACCGTCACACCTAATAATGAAGGAAATTACAATGATTTAAAATGGAATATGTCTGGTGCGTCTCAAGATTATTCCTATAAGCTGTATTCCAAAAAATCAACCGACACACAATTTCAAACTATCCCTTGTAAAGGTACAAATACAGATAAAATTCATGTATTAAATATTTATCCGGACTTAGGAAACAACCTTAAGGGGTGGATGGAAACTTCTAATACAGACGATATAAACGGATATGGAAAAGGAATTATAAAAGTTGATGAAATCCCGCTAAGTACTTTTAACTCTAATCCTAATATAAAAGATAGTAATGGAAATGAGTATGATGTTATTATGCTTGGTTCATGGGATAGTAATAATTCTGAAGGCTTAAATGCGACTTCGGAAGCTGTAGTTGAATCATTTATAAAAAGCGGCAAAGGTGTTCTTTTTGGACATGACAGCATAAATCAAAATTATTCAAATCTAGACAATTACGCAAACGTAAAATTCCCATCAGATGCTAAGTTATATACAGGTGCAGCAGTTGGTGATGGTAGAACAATTTTGTCACCTGGTTCTACAACGTCTAATCTTACTACAGTAAAAACAGGTTTGTTAGTGAATTTTCCTTGGAAAATTGGTAACAACTTATCTGTACCTGTAACACATAATTCTCAAATATCATACGGAGATATTTGGGTAAGATTCACTCATAAATCTTATACTGCTGATGACATGATTAATCCTGGAAACTTCTATTTAAGTACTTGGAATAATACAGGAGTTATACAAACAGGACATTCGAACGGACAAGCAACCTCTGATGAACAAAAATTACTTGCAAATACCTTATTTTATCTAGCACAAGTAACAGATCAAACTTCTTGGGATGATCATAAAGGCCAAGATGTAGATGCACCAAGTAAACCTGTTATAAATTCCGTAACTAACGATACTTTCAAAAATCAAATTTCCCTAAATTATTCATCTACAGACAACGGAAGTACTTATGATTATTATGTTGAAGCAACAGGAAAAAATGATGGGACAAAAGTAGATTCAGATACAAAAACGGGAACTGTTACAACTGGTATAGCCGGTTATTCTATTGTAGTGGATCAAAATTCTGATACAATCCCTAGTAATACAATTACTACAACTTCAACAAATTATACTTTGAATAATTCATATAAAAATGATTTTTATGTCCACATTGCAGCAATAGATAAAGCTGGAAATATATCAGAAGTAACTCATCAAAAGGTATCTGTTGATAATGCTACAAATATTGCACTAAATAAAACTACTGATAATTTAACTGTGGGTGCTAATGATACTTTAACTGCTACTATTACACCTACTGATGCAGTAGATAAAAATGTAACCTGGACCTCAAGTGATCCTTCAATTGCTACTGTTGATGCTTCTGGTAAAATTACAGCTGTAAAACCTGGAACTGTTACTGTTACTGCTACTACTGATAATGGTAAAACAGCTTCCTGCAATGTTACCGTAGAAAATAATACTGTTAATTTAACTCTATTTATGCAGGACTCAACTACAAGACAATATACTATAACAAAAGATGAATTCACTAAATTCACAAATTGGTACAATCTTAGAGCAAATGGTGGTACTTTCTCTGACTCTTACACATTTAACTTACCAGTAGATGCCTCCTCATCTGTTATAAGACGTACTGTATACTTTACTACCATAGAATCTTTTGAAATTATTTCCGACGATGTTCCTGTAGAAGAAAGAAACACTACTTTAACTTTATTAATGAAAAATTCAACTATAAGAAAATATTCTTTAACTACAAGTGAAGTTAATAACTTTAACAATTGGTATGATCTTAGATCAAATAATCAAACTCTTCAATCTTACTATATATTCAATGTTCCTGCAGATGATTTTTCACCTGCTAGAAAAGATTATGTTTTATTTAATAATATAACAGATTCTCAAGTTCAGTAA
- a CDS encoding NAD(P)/FAD-dependent oxidoreductase, with the protein MIRINNIILDIDEDLENLKNKAAKKLKVSKESFESFKILRESIDARKKDVIKFNYSVEVKCKNESKIISKIHGKDAILEKNKEEERFQFGNEKLKHRPIVIGTGPCGMFAALTLAENGYAPLVIERGENVEKRTETVDNFWKTGVLNTESNVQFGEGGAGTFSDGKLTTRIKDPRCTYVLEEFIKSGAPEEIGYVGKPHIGTDILKKVVKNIRERIISLGGEVKFNSKLEDIIIKNDSIEAVVVNGAEIPCECLVLAIGHSSRDTYEMLHKKGIFMDPKPFAIGVRIEHPQDFINESQYGKYKNHPRLKAADYKLTHTTKDKRGVYSFCMCPGGEVVASSSEDERLVCNGMSYYKRDLENANAALVVTVNSEDFKASKELYNKDISDNSPLIGMEFQRYYEHLAYLAGGGNYNAPIQLVGDFMKDTVSSKLGSVKPSYTPGYKFASLSECLPPYVIAALKEGLVNFDKKITGYMLSDAVMTGIETRTSAPLKITRNESLESISLKGLYPSGEGAGFAGGIISAAVDGVKSAESIMRKYKI; encoded by the coding sequence GTGATAAGAATTAATAATATAATTTTAGATATAGATGAGGATTTAGAAAACTTAAAAAATAAAGCGGCTAAAAAACTTAAGGTGTCCAAAGAATCATTTGAAAGTTTTAAAATATTAAGGGAATCTATAGATGCAAGAAAAAAAGATGTAATAAAATTCAACTATTCTGTTGAGGTTAAATGCAAAAATGAGAGCAAAATAATATCCAAGATTCATGGTAAAGATGCGATTTTGGAAAAGAACAAAGAAGAGGAAAGGTTCCAGTTTGGTAATGAGAAGTTAAAGCATAGACCAATAGTTATTGGTACAGGACCATGCGGTATGTTTGCTGCCCTTACTCTTGCAGAAAATGGTTATGCACCACTTGTGATTGAAAGAGGAGAAAATGTTGAAAAAAGAACGGAGACTGTGGATAACTTTTGGAAAACTGGAGTACTTAATACAGAATCTAATGTTCAATTTGGAGAAGGAGGAGCAGGAACTTTTTCAGATGGTAAGCTTACAACTAGAATTAAGGATCCTAGATGCACGTATGTTTTAGAAGAGTTTATAAAAAGTGGTGCACCTGAGGAGATAGGTTATGTAGGCAAGCCACACATAGGAACAGATATATTAAAAAAAGTTGTTAAGAACATAAGAGAAAGAATAATATCACTAGGTGGGGAAGTGAAATTTAATAGTAAGCTTGAGGACATAATTATAAAAAATGACAGTATAGAGGCTGTGGTTGTAAATGGAGCTGAGATTCCATGTGAGTGTCTTGTGCTTGCTATAGGGCATAGTTCAAGGGATACCTATGAGATGCTTCACAAAAAAGGTATATTTATGGACCCAAAACCTTTTGCAATAGGCGTTAGAATAGAGCATCCACAGGATTTTATAAATGAAAGCCAATATGGAAAGTATAAAAATCATCCAAGACTTAAAGCAGCAGATTATAAATTAACTCATACTACAAAGGATAAAAGAGGGGTATACAGCTTCTGCATGTGCCCGGGTGGTGAAGTGGTTGCGTCTTCTTCAGAGGATGAAAGACTTGTATGCAATGGTATGAGCTATTATAAAAGGGATCTTGAAAATGCAAATGCAGCTCTTGTTGTAACGGTTAATAGTGAAGATTTTAAAGCTTCAAAGGAACTCTATAATAAGGATATAAGCGATAATAGTCCGTTAATAGGCATGGAGTTCCAAAGGTACTATGAACATCTTGCATATTTAGCTGGTGGGGGAAACTACAATGCACCTATTCAGCTTGTTGGGGATTTTATGAAGGATACAGTAAGCAGTAAATTAGGAAGCGTAAAACCATCTTATACTCCAGGATATAAATTTGCGAGCTTATCAGAGTGTTTGCCACCTTATGTAATAGCTGCACTAAAAGAGGGGCTTGTAAATTTTGATAAAAAAATAACAGGATATATGCTCTCTGACGCGGTAATGACTGGAATAGAGACTAGAACATCCGCTCCATTAAAGATAACTAGAAATGAGTCGCTTGAAAGTATTTCACTAAAAGGACTATATCCATCAGGTGAAGGGGCAGGATTTGCAGGAGGCATAATATCAGCGGCTGTGGATGGAGTTAAGTCAGCAGAAAGTATAATGAGAAAATATAAAATATAA
- a CDS encoding CdaR family protein gives MEKKTKQEIVIRIMCFIAAFCLWLYISNYENPIKTYKIKNIPVTINNTDVLKDNNLALAPNQKFQITVTIKGNATDVYRVKPSEFKIAADISAYAVKKGENKIPVEIVKSPGNVSIVQEENMWVNVKIDKIIKKNVSVVIKKQAKSNYLTGIYDAFPTPSKVSVSGASEIVLNVDHVEGIVDIKNEDEDSFVSKVKLEAVDAKGNVIGNVAIDNKEIDATLTKRKKSKTVGINVKTTGQSPSGVKIKSITPSTNTIQIVGVGDNVNNLSSIDTEPIDLSKISVGETVQVKLIVPEGVRLTNSNDSINVRLDTDNTVQKTFKVNITTSNLGQDLKAQLSNTTLDVVASGYGTDINNVKDGDIKANLDLSNLAEGNYSQSVNVTLPSGLTKVSQDVDKVNVTITK, from the coding sequence GTGGAGAAAAAGACTAAACAAGAAATAGTAATTAGAATAATGTGTTTTATAGCGGCATTTTGTTTATGGCTTTACATAAGTAATTACGAAAATCCTATTAAAACTTATAAGATTAAAAATATTCCAGTAACTATAAATAACACAGATGTTTTAAAAGATAACAATCTCGCCCTGGCACCAAATCAAAAATTTCAAATTACTGTAACAATAAAGGGAAATGCGACAGATGTGTATAGAGTTAAGCCTAGTGAGTTTAAAATAGCAGCGGATATAAGCGCTTATGCTGTAAAGAAAGGTGAAAATAAGATTCCAGTAGAGATTGTTAAGTCTCCAGGAAATGTTAGCATAGTTCAGGAAGAAAATATGTGGGTTAATGTAAAAATTGATAAGATTATTAAAAAAAATGTTAGTGTTGTAATCAAAAAGCAGGCAAAAAGCAATTATTTAACAGGAATATATGATGCTTTTCCAACACCATCAAAGGTAAGTGTTTCAGGTGCATCAGAGATAGTTTTAAATGTGGATCATGTTGAGGGAATTGTGGATATTAAAAATGAGGATGAGGATAGTTTTGTATCAAAGGTTAAGCTTGAAGCTGTAGATGCTAAGGGAAATGTAATAGGAAATGTTGCTATAGATAATAAGGAAATTGATGCGACGCTTACAAAAAGAAAGAAGAGTAAAACAGTTGGTATAAATGTAAAGACCACTGGGCAATCACCTAGCGGTGTAAAAATAAAATCTATCACACCAAGCACTAATACTATACAAATAGTAGGTGTAGGTGATAATGTAAATAATCTTTCCTCAATAGATACTGAACCAATAGATTTATCTAAGATTTCAGTAGGAGAGACAGTTCAGGTAAAGCTTATAGTTCCAGAGGGAGTTAGGCTTACAAATTCTAATGACAGTATAAATGTGAGATTAGATACGGACAATACTGTTCAAAAGACCTTTAAGGTGAATATAACTACATCAAATTTAGGTCAAGATTTAAAGGCACAGCTTTCTAATACCACATTAGATGTTGTTGCGTCAGGTTATGGAACAGATATAAATAATGTTAAAGATGGAGATATAAAAGCAAATTTAGATTTGAGTAATTTAGCAGAAGGTAATTACAGCCAAAGTGTAAATGTAACTCTTCCTTCGGGACTTACTAAAGTATCTCAGGATGTTGATAAAGTAAATGTAACTATAACAAAGTAA
- the cdaA gene encoding diadenylate cyclase CdaA translates to MDIIDIIENSLKGLNMWSIVDILVVTYIFYKTYSIIKETRAMQLLKGVLLIILLIPLSDIFHLTMLNWILQRTITIGVFSMVIIFQPEIRRALEKIGRSAFVEGHILQDKDTVEKILSEVVTSVKNLAESKTGALIIVEQSTGLEDIIGTGTRVDAKVSAALLENIFVVNTPLHDGATIIRNDRIAAAGCFLPLTANNDINKKLGTRHRAGIGISENSDALVIIVSEETGNISLAINGRLTRNYTPQKLKDILMNIIINRYTKKITFWEKVKGWRKRLNKK, encoded by the coding sequence TTGGATATAATAGACATAATAGAGAACTCACTTAAGGGATTAAATATGTGGTCCATAGTTGATATACTAGTTGTTACATATATTTTTTATAAAACCTACAGCATAATAAAAGAAACGAGGGCTATGCAGCTATTAAAGGGTGTACTTTTGATAATTTTACTTATACCTTTAAGTGATATTTTTCATCTTACTATGCTAAATTGGATTCTTCAAAGGACCATAACTATTGGAGTTTTTTCTATGGTAATAATTTTTCAACCTGAAATAAGAAGAGCTCTTGAAAAAATAGGGAGAAGTGCGTTTGTTGAAGGTCACATTCTTCAAGATAAGGATACTGTGGAAAAGATATTAAGTGAAGTTGTTACTAGTGTTAAAAATTTAGCTGAAAGTAAAACTGGAGCTCTTATTATAGTAGAGCAGTCTACGGGATTAGAGGATATAATAGGTACCGGGACGAGGGTAGATGCTAAGGTGTCAGCAGCTTTACTTGAAAATATATTTGTTGTGAATACTCCGCTTCATGATGGAGCTACAATTATAAGAAATGACAGAATAGCAGCAGCAGGATGTTTTTTGCCACTTACTGCAAATAACGATATTAATAAAAAGTTAGGAACAAGGCATAGGGCAGGAATAGGCATATCTGAGAATTCAGATGCTTTAGTTATAATAGTATCAGAGGAGACGGGAAATATATCTTTAGCGATAAATGGAAGATTGACTAGAAATTACACTCCTCAAAAGTTAAAGGATATATTGATGAATATAATAATAAACAGATATACTAAAAAAATTACTTTTTGGGAGAAGGTGAAAGGGTGGAGAAAAAGACTAAACAAGAAATAG